In the Limanda limanda chromosome 1, fLimLim1.1, whole genome shotgun sequence genome, one interval contains:
- the nudt5 gene encoding ADP-sugar pyrophosphatase isoform X1, with product MSNSEEPKWTTAPHIVDEELMAAGKWIKLEKTTYVDPAGNTRTWETVKRTTRQTHIEVDGVGIIALLKRTLHKDCVVMVKQFRPPMGCCSLEFPAGLIDEGETVEVAALRELKEETGYKGEVAGVTPVTCLDPGLSNCTTQIVMVNINGDDMENINPTQQLGEQDSIIHAPTDSCIRPLTLL from the exons ATGAGCAACAGTGAGGAGCCCAAATGGACCACAGCCCCACACATAGTGGACGAGGAG CTCATGGCAGCAGGGAAATGGATAAAACTagagaaaacaacttacgtggacCCAGCTGGAAACACCAG AACCTGGGAGACTGTGAAGAGGACAACAAGGCAGACTCACATAGAAGTGGACG GTGTGGGAATCATCGCCCTCCTGAAACGGACGCTCCATAAAGACTGTGTTGTGATGGTGAAGCAGTTTCGTCCTCCTATGGGATGCTGCTCTCTGGAGTTTCCTGCAG GCTTGATCGATGAAGGGGAAACGGTGGAAGTTGCTGCCCTGAGGGAGCTGAAGGAAGAAACCGGCTACAAGGGCGAAGTAGCAGGAGTTACCCCAG TGACCTGCCTGGACCCCGGACTGTCGAACTGCACCACTCAAATCGTCATGGTCAACATCAACGGAGACGACATGGAGAATATCAACCCGACGCAACAGCTCGGTGAGCAGGATTCAATCATTCATGCACCTACCGATTCATGTATTCGCCCCCTTACTCTTCTTTGA
- the cdc123 gene encoding cell division cycle protein 123 homolog isoform X2 — MKKEQVVNCQFSVWYPIFKKHTIKSLILPLPQNVIDYLLDDGTLVVSGSDHNTQQSHTNNNDSDEEEDIQWSDDETTTTATAPEFPEFTSRVLEAINALGGYVFPKLNWSAPRDANWIALNSSLQCQSLSDIFLLFKSSDFVTHDLAQPFLHCSDQDSPDPAINYELVLRKWSELISGGEFRCFVKENELIAISQRDYTQYYQHVLKQEEQISHAIQDFFSQHIQYNFLDEDFVFDVYRDSQGRVWLIDLNPFGEVTDSLLFSWEELTSGEVAHQQEGPAFRCTNSEVTVQPSPCLSYRIPRDFLELSTGEDAYKLIDFLKLKSQQEASEEEEEEQEEEETAQQ; from the exons ATGAAGAAGGAGCAAGTTGTCAACTGTCAGTTTTCGGTTTGGTATCCGATATTCAAGAAACACACGATTAAAAG CCTGATTCTTCCACTGCCTCAGAATGTAATAGATTATTTACTGGACGATGGGACACTGGTAGTCTCTGGAAG TGACCACAACACACAGCAgtcacacaccaacaacaacgactcggatgaagaggaagacatTCAG TGGTCAGATGATGAGACAACCACCACTGCCACA GCTCCTGAGTTCCCAGAATTCACCTCGAGAGTGCTGGAGGCAATAAACGCCCTGGGTGGCTATGTCTTTCCAAAACTCAACTGGAGCGCTCCTCGG gatGCTAACTGGATTGCTCTGAACAGTTCCCTGCAGTGTCAGAGCCTCAGTGATATATTTTTGCTCTTCAAAAGTTCAGACTTTGTCACCCACGACCTCGCACAGCC ATTCCTTCACTGTAGTGACCAGGACTCCCCAGATCCTGCTATCAACTATGAG CTGGTCCTGAGAAAGTGGAGCGAGCTGATTTCTGGTGGAGAGTTTCGCTGCTTTGTCAAAGAAAACGAACTGATCG CCATCTCCCAGAGAGACTACACTCAGTATTACCAGCACGTCttgaagcaggaggagcagatctCTCACGCCATACAGGACTTCTTCAGCCAGCACATCCAGTACAACTTCCTGGACGAAGACT ttgtGTTTGATGTCTACAGAGACAGCCAG gggaGAGTGTGGCTGATTGACCTGAACCCGTTCGGGGAGGTGACAGACTCGCTGCTGTTCAGTTGGGAGGAGCTGACGTCCGGAGAAGTCGCCCACCAGCAG GAGGGCCCTGCGTTCCGCTGCACCAACAGCGAGGTGACGGTGCAGCCCAGTCCCTGCCTCAGCTACAGAATCCCTCGGGACTTTCTGGAACTCTCCACCGGGGAAGACGCATACAAACTCATCGACTTCCTCAAACTG AAAAGCCAGCAGGAAGcgtctgaggaagaggaagaggaacaggaggaggaagagaccgCTCAACAGTGA
- the cdc123 gene encoding cell division cycle protein 123 homolog isoform X1: MKKEQVVNCQFSVWYPIFKKHTIKSLILPLPQNVIDYLLDDGTLVVSGSDHNTQQSHTNNNDSDEEEDIQWSDDETTTTATAPEFPEFTSRVLEAINALGGYVFPKLNWSAPRDANWIALNSSLQCQSLSDIFLLFKSSDFVTHDLAQPFLHCSDQDSPDPAINYELVLRKWSELISGGEFRCFVKENELIAISQRDYTQYYQHVLKQEEQISHAIQDFFSQHIQYNFLDEDFVFDVYRDSQGRVWLIDLNPFGEVTDSLLFSWEELTSGEVAHQQEGPAFRCTNSEVTVQPSPCLSYRIPRDFLELSTGEDAYKLIDFLKLKKSQQEASEEEEEEQEEEETAQQ; this comes from the exons ATGAAGAAGGAGCAAGTTGTCAACTGTCAGTTTTCGGTTTGGTATCCGATATTCAAGAAACACACGATTAAAAG CCTGATTCTTCCACTGCCTCAGAATGTAATAGATTATTTACTGGACGATGGGACACTGGTAGTCTCTGGAAG TGACCACAACACACAGCAgtcacacaccaacaacaacgactcggatgaagaggaagacatTCAG TGGTCAGATGATGAGACAACCACCACTGCCACA GCTCCTGAGTTCCCAGAATTCACCTCGAGAGTGCTGGAGGCAATAAACGCCCTGGGTGGCTATGTCTTTCCAAAACTCAACTGGAGCGCTCCTCGG gatGCTAACTGGATTGCTCTGAACAGTTCCCTGCAGTGTCAGAGCCTCAGTGATATATTTTTGCTCTTCAAAAGTTCAGACTTTGTCACCCACGACCTCGCACAGCC ATTCCTTCACTGTAGTGACCAGGACTCCCCAGATCCTGCTATCAACTATGAG CTGGTCCTGAGAAAGTGGAGCGAGCTGATTTCTGGTGGAGAGTTTCGCTGCTTTGTCAAAGAAAACGAACTGATCG CCATCTCCCAGAGAGACTACACTCAGTATTACCAGCACGTCttgaagcaggaggagcagatctCTCACGCCATACAGGACTTCTTCAGCCAGCACATCCAGTACAACTTCCTGGACGAAGACT ttgtGTTTGATGTCTACAGAGACAGCCAG gggaGAGTGTGGCTGATTGACCTGAACCCGTTCGGGGAGGTGACAGACTCGCTGCTGTTCAGTTGGGAGGAGCTGACGTCCGGAGAAGTCGCCCACCAGCAG GAGGGCCCTGCGTTCCGCTGCACCAACAGCGAGGTGACGGTGCAGCCCAGTCCCTGCCTCAGCTACAGAATCCCTCGGGACTTTCTGGAACTCTCCACCGGGGAAGACGCATACAAACTCATCGACTTCCTCAAACTG AAGAAAAGCCAGCAGGAAGcgtctgaggaagaggaagaggaacaggaggaggaagagaccgCTCAACAGTGA